The DNA region GCCTGCCGGTGATTAGCGCACGCAGCGAATGGCTCGCGCTCAACCGACTGGCTGAACTCCAGGTGCCGAGTCTGGAGCCTGTGGCCTATGGTGAGCGCGGCAGCAATCCGGCAACACGCATTTCGTTTATTGTCACGCGCGAATTGGCAGGTAAGGTACAACTGGATGATTACCTGCGCGCGCATCCCCGGCTCGCGCCAAAGGAACGGCGTTGCCTGCTGGATGCCGTAGCCCATATCGCCCGCCAGATTCACCGCAACGGTATTAACCATCGCGACCTCTACCTGTGTCATTTCCTGCTCGATACCGACTCCCTGGCATCCTGGCGCACCGGCGCGGGGCAGGTGCAATTGTTCCTGGTCGATTTGCATCGCGCCCAGTTGCGTGCCCGCGTGCCGCGTCGCTGGCAGGTGAAAGACCTGGCCAGTATTTATTTTTC from Cellvibrio japonicus Ueda107 includes:
- the rfaP gene encoding lipopolysaccharide core heptose(I) kinase RfaP, whose protein sequence is MQSDFQQRLILRDELQTLWQGQDIFALVQQLDGDLVRDVPGRQTLRFTLNGKAYYCKRHTGVGWGEILKNLLSLRLPVISARSEWLALNRLAELQVPSLEPVAYGERGSNPATRISFIVTRELAGKVQLDDYLRAHPRLAPKERRCLLDAVAHIARQIHRNGINHRDLYLCHFLLDTDSLASWRTGAGQVQLFLVDLHRAQLRARVPRRWQVKDLASIYFSAMDLGVTQRDIWRFLQVYFDQPLAVVVHQQRDLLAAVARRADKLYRREQRLRARGQRGQV